In the genome of Opitutia bacterium KCR 482, one region contains:
- the rnhC gene encoding ribonuclease HIII, translated as MQPNRKKTTDDSPKKKTLHTVSITDEQAEKLDAWLDKHLWAPFSVNYAKFAYKGPDVNVVAYSSGKVVIQGKGTEDFVQFVLEPEITGFAQLGYDEALHPEWYELHAGVDESGKGDLFGPLVSACVVADGDAVREWVAADLRESKKVSSDEAVLNMARKIKATKNVAVKVSYAGMEKYNALYIKFGRNLNRLLAWFHATAITSALNERHAPWGMLDQFTKQPLVQRQLDIPDFELKMRTKAEEDPVVAAASIIARATYIYAMRKLSDECGIKLKKGASADVRKQAVEIVKKFGAEDLKRFAKMHFKTASEAISEAEK; from the coding sequence ATGCAGCCAAACCGCAAAAAGACAACCGACGACTCCCCCAAAAAGAAAACCCTCCACACCGTCTCGATTACCGACGAACAGGCGGAAAAGCTCGATGCGTGGCTCGACAAGCACCTCTGGGCGCCGTTTTCGGTCAACTACGCGAAGTTCGCGTACAAGGGCCCCGACGTGAACGTTGTGGCGTATTCGTCGGGGAAGGTCGTGATTCAGGGCAAGGGCACGGAAGACTTCGTCCAGTTCGTCCTCGAACCCGAAATCACGGGCTTTGCGCAGCTCGGCTACGACGAAGCCCTCCACCCCGAATGGTACGAGCTCCACGCGGGCGTAGACGAAAGCGGCAAGGGCGACCTCTTCGGGCCGCTCGTTTCGGCGTGCGTTGTCGCCGACGGGGACGCCGTGCGCGAGTGGGTCGCCGCAGACCTGCGCGAATCCAAAAAAGTTTCGAGCGACGAAGCGGTTCTCAACATGGCGCGGAAAATCAAGGCCACAAAAAACGTCGCCGTGAAAGTGTCCTACGCGGGCATGGAAAAATACAACGCCCTCTACATAAAATTCGGGCGAAATCTCAACAGGCTTTTGGCGTGGTTCCACGCGACGGCGATTACGTCGGCCCTGAACGAAAGGCACGCGCCGTGGGGTATGCTCGACCAGTTCACGAAACAGCCGCTTGTCCAACGCCAGCTCGACATTCCCGACTTCGAGCTTAAAATGCGGACAAAGGCGGAAGAAGACCCCGTCGTCGCGGCGGCGTCGATTATCGCGCGCGCAACCTACATCTACGCAATGCGCAAACTCTCCGACGAATGCGGCATAAAACTCAAAAAAGGCGCAAGCGCGGACGTCCGCAAACAGGCGGTTGAAATCGTCAAAAAGTTCGGCGCGGAGGATCTGAAACGCTTTGCGAAAATGCACTTCAAAACCGCGTCGGAGGCGATTTCGGAAGCGGAAAAATAA
- a CDS encoding DeoR/GlpR family DNA-binding transcription regulator: MLIVFLEKCFYAIKNAGRRAGQKINLLDYEKSRFNSFRIMLARQRQRVILSMLETQPSLRTIELAKQFDVTDETIRRDLEFLDSENKLIRTHGGALRIEKRAIDLPLQKRLKEHRAAKQEIAKKALEFIKEGDTILLDASSTVLALAEILPDMELTVITNAHDTVVPLMGKSKINVVATGGKLDRVSLSYGGAIAWSTVRKISVDKAFFSCNGLDLDRGASEVAEIHAEFKENVLQYCREKILMCDASKFGVRSARFFADFDMIDKVLTDSSADESFIQKLKGAGVFVK, translated from the coding sequence ATGTTGATTGTTTTTCTTGAAAAATGTTTTTATGCGATAAAAAACGCCGGTCGCCGCGCCGGACAAAAAATTAATCTTCTTGACTATGAAAAAAGCCGCTTTAATAGTTTCCGTATTATGTTAGCAAGACAACGCCAAAGGGTAATTCTTTCAATGCTCGAAACCCAACCGAGCCTGCGAACAATCGAACTGGCAAAGCAGTTCGACGTCACCGACGAAACAATCCGCCGCGACTTGGAGTTTCTCGATTCCGAGAACAAGCTTATCCGTACGCACGGCGGCGCGTTGCGCATCGAAAAGCGAGCGATTGACCTCCCGCTTCAAAAGCGCCTCAAAGAGCATCGCGCCGCAAAGCAGGAGATTGCAAAAAAGGCTCTCGAATTCATCAAGGAGGGCGACACTATTTTGCTCGACGCAAGCTCGACGGTTTTGGCTCTGGCGGAAATCCTCCCCGATATGGAGCTTACGGTAATCACGAACGCGCACGATACTGTTGTTCCCTTAATGGGAAAGAGCAAAATCAACGTTGTCGCCACTGGCGGCAAGCTCGACCGCGTAAGCCTAAGCTACGGCGGGGCTATTGCGTGGTCTACGGTGCGCAAGATTTCGGTAGACAAGGCGTTTTTCTCGTGCAACGGCCTCGACCTCGACCGCGGGGCGAGCGAAGTTGCGGAAATCCACGCAGAATTCAAGGAAAACGTGCTTCAATACTGCCGCGAGAAAATCCTCATGTGCGACGCCTCCAAGTTCGGCGTCCGCAGCGCGCGCTTCTTTGCCGATTTCGACATGATTGACAAGGTCTTGACGGATTCCTCCGCGGACGAGTCGTTTATCCAGAAGCTCAAAGGCGCGGGCGTTTTCGTTAAATAG
- a CDS encoding DUF5696 domain-containing protein, whose translation MGAFLAAENLFSSPVLIRETHNDGSVSEKRVESQELGGGLERITIKKESLGGVAYVDIIPDFARAEKGDEGYWVDGRGWFGKFDRDNGEFCYVRSFMPIFGMKKAGKTFWAVVKTYRFNYDFRVDVKDGKYAVYPRFRIDNVRKFFDPYDDIVVEYRALEGKDANYSGMARGYRNYRIARGEITPIKERVKKYPELDYLCDSIVVRIQTHGAKPIPETDITYTKETEQPIIAHMPFGVSEEFVQAIKDSGVDKCTIVSAGWNNGGYDGRTPSHFPVEITFGGEDAFRRLIKKTQDLGFQFTLHATNTDAYPVSPMWSPSYISKWRDGSLVKGGVWAGGQCFMVCQRAAWNGWTPKELEQMRDLGARGPHYIDVFSSLYPTPCADPNHLATPEITAEYQNKILARSKELFGSAASEAGFDHVAGNIDYINYIGGALKVLREHRENKLIDGLFPLWEIVYHGIVMYNSDRETQNHTRGKCPYKLDKSGDPRWMEGDGKVDPFVSLKIVEFGGKPIFYTYKFADVPRIKKAWDEFVPVRRLQRELMQSHEEIAKDVFLVKYEDGSRIVANYRKTPFEFEGTEIPPIGYKLFEPNKK comes from the coding sequence ATGGGTGCATTTCTTGCGGCTGAAAATCTTTTTTCCTCGCCCGTGTTGATCAGGGAAACGCACAACGACGGAAGCGTTTCGGAAAAGCGCGTCGAAAGCCAGGAGCTCGGCGGCGGGCTGGAGCGAATCACTATAAAAAAGGAATCGCTCGGCGGTGTCGCGTATGTAGATATAATACCCGACTTCGCCCGCGCGGAAAAAGGCGACGAAGGCTACTGGGTTGACGGCCGCGGCTGGTTCGGCAAGTTCGACCGCGACAACGGGGAGTTCTGTTATGTCAGAAGTTTTATGCCCATTTTCGGCATGAAGAAAGCCGGCAAGACATTCTGGGCTGTCGTCAAAACATACCGCTTCAACTACGATTTCAGGGTCGATGTAAAGGACGGCAAATACGCGGTTTATCCGCGCTTCAGAATCGACAACGTGCGCAAGTTTTTCGACCCTTACGACGACATTGTTGTGGAATACCGCGCGCTCGAAGGCAAAGACGCGAACTATTCGGGAATGGCGCGCGGATACAGAAACTACCGAATTGCCCGCGGCGAAATCACGCCGATAAAAGAGCGCGTAAAAAAATACCCCGAGCTCGACTACCTATGCGATTCGATTGTCGTGCGAATCCAGACGCACGGAGCAAAGCCGATACCCGAAACCGACATCACCTACACAAAGGAAACCGAGCAGCCGATTATCGCGCACATGCCGTTCGGCGTGTCGGAAGAATTCGTGCAGGCAATCAAAGATTCCGGCGTTGACAAATGCACGATAGTTTCGGCGGGCTGGAACAACGGCGGCTACGACGGCAGAACGCCATCGCACTTCCCCGTGGAAATTACGTTTGGGGGTGAAGACGCCTTCCGCAGGCTAATCAAAAAAACGCAGGATTTGGGCTTCCAATTCACCCTGCACGCAACGAATACCGACGCGTATCCCGTCTCGCCCATGTGGTCGCCTAGCTACATCTCGAAATGGCGCGACGGCTCGCTCGTCAAGGGAGGCGTCTGGGCGGGCGGGCAGTGTTTTATGGTCTGCCAGCGCGCCGCGTGGAACGGCTGGACACCGAAAGAACTCGAGCAAATGCGCGACCTCGGCGCAAGGGGCCCGCACTACATCGACGTGTTCTCGTCGCTCTACCCGACTCCGTGCGCCGACCCGAACCATTTGGCGACGCCCGAAATCACGGCGGAATATCAAAACAAAATCCTCGCGCGCTCGAAAGAGCTTTTCGGTTCGGCGGCATCGGAGGCTGGCTTCGACCACGTTGCGGGAAATATCGACTATATCAACTACATCGGCGGAGCGTTGAAAGTTCTGCGCGAGCACCGCGAGAACAAGCTTATCGACGGGCTTTTTCCGCTTTGGGAAATTGTCTACCACGGAATAGTCATGTACAACTCCGACCGCGAAACGCAAAACCACACGAGGGGAAAGTGTCCGTACAAGCTCGACAAGAGCGGCGACCCGCGCTGGATGGAGGGCGACGGCAAGGTAGATCCGTTCGTTTCGCTGAAAATCGTCGAATTCGGCGGCAAGCCTATTTTCTACACATACAAGTTCGCCGACGTTCCCCGAATCAAAAAGGCTTGGGACGAATTCGTACCCGTGCGCCGACTCCAGCGCGAGCTTATGCAGTCTCACGAGGAAATCGCAAAAGACGTGTTCCTTGTGAAATACGAAGACGGAAGCAGAATCGTTGCGAACTACCGCAAGACTCCGTTCGAGTTCGAGGGGACGGAAATTCCCCCAATCGGCTACAAACTTTTTGAGCCAAATAAAAAATAG
- a CDS encoding glycoside hydrolase family 99-like domain-containing protein: MKKYLTTLFSMTAALAAYAAYDVAAVVWPAYHPEPRWRELGIFGHGNGEWQNVYEAVPKFEGHNQPLVPLWGYEKENDPIAVARKIDAALAAGVNVFMYDWYWYGGRPFLEGALNDGFLKAPNNERMKFFIMWANHDVDSLWNNKVHGMKKLETVWSADVSPDEFKSVLVPRFIEYFKKANYYKIDGKPVFAMYLMRNLIRGMGGAENAKEALDYFRAECKKAGFAGLHLMSLTAGNRNVPIAGNATPEPDEAAKYYGYDSMSTYNWTGSMKGDYKTWRDTAMPKWNVYKKEVGTFFPIVSTGWDNNPRWPREKTTPLVTGKSPIEYEKSLRMAKEWADKNIPAGMPKLILINAWNEWTEGEYLEPDKTYGYEFLNATARVFGGSGQAKE, from the coding sequence ATGAAAAAATATCTAACAACGCTGTTTTCAATGACGGCGGCGCTTGCCGCATATGCCGCATACGACGTCGCCGCCGTCGTATGGCCCGCATACCACCCCGAACCGCGCTGGCGGGAACTGGGAATCTTCGGACACGGAAACGGAGAATGGCAGAACGTCTACGAAGCCGTACCGAAATTCGAGGGGCACAACCAACCGCTCGTCCCGCTCTGGGGCTACGAAAAGGAAAACGACCCTATCGCCGTCGCGCGTAAAATCGACGCCGCCCTCGCCGCCGGCGTAAACGTTTTCATGTACGACTGGTACTGGTACGGCGGCAGGCCGTTCCTCGAAGGCGCGCTCAACGACGGCTTCCTGAAAGCCCCCAACAACGAACGCATGAAGTTTTTTATAATGTGGGCAAACCACGATGTCGATTCTCTCTGGAACAACAAAGTTCACGGAATGAAGAAGCTCGAAACAGTCTGGAGCGCCGACGTGTCGCCCGACGAATTCAAGAGCGTTCTCGTCCCACGATTCATCGAATATTTCAAAAAAGCCAACTACTACAAGATTGACGGCAAGCCCGTCTTTGCAATGTACCTCATGCGAAACCTCATCAGGGGCATGGGCGGCGCGGAAAACGCAAAAGAAGCCCTGGACTATTTCCGCGCGGAATGCAAAAAGGCAGGCTTTGCGGGGCTGCACTTGATGTCGCTGACAGCCGGAAACAGGAATGTTCCGATTGCCGGCAACGCCACTCCCGAGCCCGATGAAGCCGCAAAATACTACGGCTACGACTCGATGTCCACCTACAACTGGACAGGCTCTATGAAAGGCGACTACAAAACTTGGCGCGATACCGCAATGCCGAAATGGAATGTGTATAAAAAGGAGGTCGGAACATTCTTCCCGATTGTTTCGACAGGCTGGGACAACAATCCGCGCTGGCCCAGGGAAAAAACAACCCCGCTGGTAACGGGCAAATCGCCGATAGAATACGAAAAGTCGCTGCGCATGGCGAAAGAATGGGCGGACAAAAACATTCCAGCCGGCATGCCTAAACTGATTCTGATAAACGCTTGGAACGAATGGACCGAAGGCGAATATCTCGAGCCCGACAAAACATACGGCTACGAATTTCTAAACGCCACCGCGCGGGTATTCGGCGGAAGCGGCCAAGCGAAAGAATAG
- the gdhA gene encoding NADP-specific glutamate dehydrogenase, giving the protein MNKYVAKVLEDLKAKQPWEKEFLQAAEEVLSSLSSVLDSDSKYEKNKILERMVVPERIIMFQVPWADDKGEIQVNQGYRVQFNSAIGPYKGGLRFHPSVNLGILKFLGFEQVFKNSLTTLPMGGGKGGSNFDPKGKSDNEVRNFCNSFMRELYRHIGPNTDVPAGDIGVGGREIGYLFGQYKRCRNSYDSVLTGKALEWGGSLIRPEATGYGNVYFAQEMLATKGDTLEGKTALVSGSGNVAQYTIEKLIQLGAKPISASDSNGCIIDPDGIDEEKLAFILDLKNNKRGRISEYAKKFPTAKYYEGKRPWGLAKAELALPSATQNEINEDNAKALIENGCILVSEGANMPSTPGAIEVYKAAKILYAPGKASNAGGVATSGLEMSQNAIRLSWTREEVDERLHNIMRSIHKNALEAAAEFGTPGDYMNGANIAGFKKVANAMIAQGF; this is encoded by the coding sequence ATGAACAAATATGTAGCAAAGGTACTCGAAGACCTCAAAGCGAAACAGCCGTGGGAAAAAGAATTCTTGCAGGCTGCGGAAGAGGTTCTCTCGTCGTTGAGCTCGGTTCTCGACAGCGACTCCAAATATGAAAAGAACAAGATTCTCGAAAGAATGGTGGTTCCGGAAAGAATCATCATGTTCCAAGTTCCGTGGGCGGACGACAAGGGCGAAATTCAGGTAAACCAGGGCTACCGCGTCCAGTTCAACAGCGCAATCGGCCCCTACAAGGGCGGTCTGCGTTTCCACCCCTCGGTAAACCTCGGCATTCTCAAATTCCTCGGTTTCGAGCAGGTATTTAAGAACTCGCTCACGACCCTCCCCATGGGCGGCGGCAAGGGCGGTTCGAACTTCGATCCCAAGGGCAAGTCTGACAACGAAGTGCGCAACTTCTGCAACAGCTTCATGCGCGAACTCTACCGCCACATCGGTCCCAATACCGACGTTCCCGCAGGCGACATCGGCGTAGGCGGCAGAGAAATCGGCTACCTCTTCGGCCAGTACAAGCGTTGCAGAAACTCCTACGACAGCGTTCTGACGGGCAAGGCGCTCGAATGGGGCGGCAGCCTTATCAGACCCGAAGCGACGGGCTACGGCAACGTCTACTTCGCGCAGGAAATGCTCGCTACAAAGGGCGACACGCTCGAAGGCAAAACGGCGCTCGTATCGGGTTCGGGCAACGTCGCGCAGTACACGATTGAAAAGCTCATTCAGCTCGGCGCAAAGCCAATCTCGGCTTCCGACTCGAACGGCTGCATAATCGACCCCGACGGCATCGACGAAGAAAAACTCGCGTTCATTCTCGACCTTAAAAACAACAAGCGCGGCAGAATCAGCGAATACGCAAAGAAATTCCCGACCGCAAAGTACTACGAAGGCAAGAGACCGTGGGGACTGGCGAAAGCCGAACTCGCTCTGCCCTCGGCGACGCAAAACGAAATCAACGAAGACAACGCAAAAGCTCTCATCGAAAACGGCTGCATACTCGTTTCCGAAGGCGCGAACATGCCCTCGACCCCCGGCGCAATCGAAGTCTACAAGGCGGCGAAGATTCTCTACGCTCCCGGCAAGGCTTCCAACGCTGGCGGCGTGGCGACGTCGGGCTTGGAAATGTCGCAGAACGCAATCCGCCTCAGCTGGACGCGCGAAGAAGTGGACGAAAGACTCCACAACATCATGCGCAGCATTCACAAGAACGCCCTCGAAGCGGCGGCGGAATTCGGAACACCCGGCGACTATATGAACGGCGCGAACATCGCGGGCTTCAAGAAGGTCGCAAACGCAATGATTGCGCAGGGTTTCTAA
- a CDS encoding N-acetylmuramoyl-L-alanine amidase — protein sequence MKRFANFFALFAILTQFGCVGTDISAPKTPANVSVVNGLRISHDFLDDNEYNRRRAVPAPFREIRTVTIHNTAGYISAKEERDRINSKRDNVSVSFHYAVDENWAVQLIPLNMHAWHAGDGDKGEGNLYSISIEICRSLCRDGDAYERSEANAVILAAHLLNQYNLTVDSLRMHRDWSGKYCPHRILERNGWEDFKKRVAAEMQKAR from the coding sequence ATGAAACGCTTTGCGAATTTTTTTGCGCTTTTTGCAATTTTGACGCAGTTCGGCTGCGTGGGAACCGACATTTCCGCGCCGAAAACGCCGGCGAACGTGTCGGTCGTCAACGGGTTGCGAATCAGCCACGATTTTCTCGACGACAACGAATACAACCGCCGCCGCGCCGTTCCCGCGCCGTTCAGGGAAATCAGGACGGTTACAATACACAACACCGCCGGCTACATTTCCGCAAAGGAGGAGCGCGACAGAATAAACTCCAAGCGCGACAACGTTTCCGTGTCTTTCCACTACGCCGTTGACGAAAACTGGGCGGTTCAGCTCATACCGCTCAACATGCACGCGTGGCACGCGGGCGACGGCGACAAGGGCGAGGGCAACCTGTACAGCATAAGCATTGAAATCTGCCGCAGCCTTTGCCGCGACGGCGACGCCTACGAGAGGTCGGAGGCGAACGCCGTGATTCTCGCCGCCCACCTGCTAAATCAGTACAATCTGACGGTAGACTCCCTGCGAATGCACCGCGACTGGTCGGGGAAATACTGCCCGCACAGGATTCTCGAACGCAACGGGTGGGAGGATTTCAAGAAGCGCGTCGCCGCCGAAATGCAAAAAGCCCGCTAG
- a CDS encoding Gfo/Idh/MocA family oxidoreductase — protein MLNRRSFIKASAAAGAMMFLPSCQTSKVKNANGKLNVAFVGVGGRGYNALESLEKHPDLVNIVAFCEVQDEVAKKPWSGYKSAVVAYKKHPNVKIFRDFRVMLDEMDADIDAVVVATPDHMHYPIASWAISKGKHVYCEKPLTRTIWEANELKRLAKKAGVITQMGNQGHTNEGWRAIREWYNAGLLGDIKDIYMWTNRPIWPQGGLKMPKGEKVPSNVDYKLWLGVAPYQPYSPEVLPFNWRGLRNYGTGAAGDMACHFFDVPYSAFELGTPETVQGWSTPFDDYNWPAASKVEMVFKNKCGLGGKINLHWCDAGARPKEIERVEPSFLVPDPKNPWHNGNCTFIVGTKETVLTNEYGLNSMIYPRERMRELAKSKALPAKRITRSITPGNPHLEWAKNCIAGTLPPANFDYAAPFTEMCLLSMISLSFPEQKLRYNPAKMAFDNCKEADAQIKSLYAYNKEFIADSSFFSKIFG, from the coding sequence ATGTTGAATCGCAGAAGTTTTATCAAAGCTTCGGCGGCGGCGGGCGCAATGATGTTCCTGCCCTCATGCCAAACATCGAAGGTTAAAAACGCAAACGGCAAGCTCAACGTGGCTTTCGTCGGCGTCGGCGGACGCGGCTACAACGCGCTTGAAAGCCTCGAAAAGCACCCCGACCTCGTGAACATCGTAGCGTTCTGCGAAGTTCAGGACGAAGTTGCAAAAAAGCCGTGGAGCGGCTACAAGAGCGCGGTTGTCGCATACAAAAAACACCCGAACGTTAAAATTTTCCGCGACTTCCGCGTTATGCTCGACGAAATGGACGCCGACATCGACGCTGTTGTCGTCGCCACTCCCGACCACATGCACTACCCGATTGCCTCGTGGGCGATTTCCAAGGGCAAGCACGTCTACTGCGAAAAGCCCCTCACCCGCACGATTTGGGAAGCGAACGAACTCAAACGCCTCGCAAAGAAGGCGGGCGTCATTACCCAAATGGGCAATCAGGGACACACCAACGAGGGCTGGCGCGCAATCCGCGAATGGTACAACGCGGGGCTTCTGGGCGACATCAAAGACATCTACATGTGGACAAACAGACCCATTTGGCCGCAGGGCGGCTTGAAAATGCCCAAGGGCGAAAAAGTGCCGTCGAATGTGGACTACAAGCTTTGGCTCGGCGTCGCGCCATACCAGCCTTACAGCCCCGAAGTTCTGCCCTTCAACTGGCGCGGACTCCGCAACTACGGCACGGGCGCCGCGGGCGACATGGCATGCCACTTCTTCGACGTTCCCTACTCGGCGTTCGAACTCGGCACTCCCGAAACGGTACAGGGCTGGTCGACGCCTTTTGACGACTACAACTGGCCCGCGGCTTCGAAAGTCGAAATGGTCTTCAAAAACAAGTGCGGACTCGGCGGCAAAATCAACCTCCACTGGTGCGACGCAGGCGCGCGCCCGAAGGAAATCGAAAGAGTAGAACCCAGCTTCCTCGTTCCCGACCCGAAGAATCCGTGGCACAACGGCAACTGCACGTTCATCGTCGGCACAAAGGAAACGGTGCTCACAAACGAATACGGTCTCAACTCGATGATTTACCCGCGCGAAAGAATGCGCGAGCTTGCGAAGTCGAAAGCGCTTCCCGCAAAGAGAATCACGCGTTCGATTACCCCCGGCAACCCGCACCTCGAATGGGCGAAAAACTGCATCGCGGGAACTCTGCCGCCCGCGAACTTCGACTACGCCGCGCCGTTCACGGAAATGTGCCTGCTTAGCATGATTTCGCTCAGCTTCCCCGAACAGAAGCTCCGCTACAATCCCGCAAAGATGGCGTTCGACAACTGCAAAGAGGCGGACGCGCAAATCAAGAGTCTGTACGCATACAACAAAGAGTTCATTGCCGACAGCTCTTTCTTCTCGAAAATCTTCGGATAA
- a CDS encoding CehA/McbA family metallohydrolase: MIWTGKRFSAGGIFAALSPISRAAGKGGSLPFTKFEMKQRVFEAGKLYSVVVKFPESMRKKVENGFLTVVGDDGASDLDGSLFNKPVGTPLKFEVSGSTSRFDVKFGREQGYCIRLFEREIPQETEAHKMPRPISIVHVYALEKDLLSLAPFRGDFHIHSTRSDGRNPPEEVALRCYECGFDFQSISDHGRYRPSADMQKLFGKFDTSMAFYNAEECHYALPHIHSLGARESLSDYLKAHIPQYYRRVNEIMKDIPETFSFRARKDIAKIQAECEVIRKLGGLAVYNHPYWQKEIMGVPYYNQSPKIIWDEICRRKFFDVYEFVNYGCGDMSIARAAINYAELRAQGIHYPIIGNSDAHRVEDQGSSYTVVFAKSNSMDDIKEAIMSRRSVAVAEFGYMDKTQKDFGRPARLAFGEDRFVRFAYFLFLHYFPDHSESIAEEGKILREILLNKNESESNLKRLSQCAEKSRKAYREFVA, translated from the coding sequence GTGATATGGACAGGAAAGCGTTTTTCCGCGGGCGGGATTTTCGCGGCGTTGTCGCCGATTTCGCGCGCGGCGGGGAAGGGCGGTTCGCTGCCGTTTACAAAATTCGAGATGAAACAGCGCGTCTTCGAGGCGGGAAAGCTTTATTCGGTCGTCGTAAAATTTCCCGAAAGCATGCGTAAAAAGGTGGAAAACGGCTTCCTTACGGTTGTCGGCGACGACGGCGCAAGCGACCTCGACGGCTCGCTTTTCAACAAGCCCGTAGGCACGCCGCTTAAATTCGAAGTGTCGGGTTCTACATCGCGCTTCGACGTCAAGTTCGGGCGCGAGCAGGGCTACTGCATTCGCCTGTTCGAAAGGGAAATTCCTCAGGAAACCGAGGCGCACAAAATGCCGCGCCCGATTTCGATAGTCCACGTCTACGCGCTCGAAAAAGACCTGCTTTCGCTCGCGCCGTTTAGGGGCGATTTTCACATTCACTCGACACGTTCCGACGGCAGGAATCCGCCTGAGGAAGTCGCGCTCCGCTGCTACGAATGCGGCTTCGACTTCCAGTCAATTTCCGACCACGGCCGCTACCGGCCGTCGGCGGACATGCAAAAACTTTTCGGGAAATTCGACACCTCCATGGCGTTCTACAACGCCGAGGAGTGCCACTACGCCCTCCCGCATATCCACAGTCTGGGCGCGAGGGAAAGCCTTTCGGACTACCTGAAAGCGCACATTCCGCAGTACTACCGCCGCGTGAACGAGATTATGAAAGACATTCCCGAAACCTTCTCTTTCCGCGCCCGAAAGGACATCGCAAAGATTCAGGCGGAATGCGAGGTTATCCGCAAGCTCGGCGGGCTTGCCGTCTACAACCACCCGTATTGGCAGAAGGAGATTATGGGCGTGCCCTATTACAACCAGTCGCCGAAAATAATTTGGGACGAAATCTGCCGCCGAAAGTTTTTCGACGTCTACGAGTTTGTAAACTACGGTTGCGGCGACATGTCGATTGCTCGCGCGGCAATCAATTACGCGGAGCTTCGGGCGCAGGGGATTCACTACCCGATAATCGGCAATTCCGACGCGCACAGGGTCGAGGACCAAGGGTCATCGTACACGGTGGTTTTTGCGAAGTCAAATTCCATGGACGACATCAAGGAGGCAATTATGTCGCGCCGCTCGGTTGCCGTCGCCGAGTTCGGGTACATGGACAAAACGCAAAAGGATTTCGGCAGACCCGCGCGGCTGGCGTTCGGCGAGGACAGATTCGTTCGCTTTGCGTACTTCCTTTTTCTCCACTATTTCCCCGACCATTCTGAATCGATTGCCGAAGAGGGAAAAATTTTGCGCGAAATTCTGCTGAACAAAAACGAGTCGGAATCCAATTTGAAGAGGCTTTCGCAGTGCGCGGAAAAGTCGCGCAAGGCGTACCGCGAGTTCGTCGCGTAG